The Helianthus annuus cultivar XRQ/B chromosome 16, HanXRQr2.0-SUNRISE, whole genome shotgun sequence genome includes a window with the following:
- the LOC110917151 gene encoding heavy metal-associated isoprenylated plant protein 39 translates to MKKFILKLELHDNKDKRKALKIVSALSGIDAVTVNMKDHTIIVVGTVDPINVASKLRKFWTTDIVSVGPAKEPEKKEEAKKDDGKKEEAKKDDGKKEEGKKEEDKKDEGKKEDDKKDSKEDAKKNEGDKGEEKKKLALPQPMPGMYMPRPYYPPIHTYYNNYQQYQPYQQYQPYQQYPVPYQQYPVSYQQRHHSVEENPNGCVIS, encoded by the exons ATGAAG AAGTTCATATTGAAATTGGAATTGCATGACAATAAAGACAAGAGAAAAGCATTGAAGATTGTCTCTGCTCTCTCAG GGATTGATGCAGTCACCGTAAACATGAAGGACCATACTATAATAGTCGTTGGAACTGTCGATCCAATCAATGTTGCTAGCAAATTGCGCAAGTTTTGGACAACTGATATAGTATCAGTGGGCCCTGCAAAAGAACCAGAGAAGAAAGAGGAAGCAAAGAAGGACGACGGTAAGAAAGAGGAGGCAAAGAAGGACGACGGCAAGAAAGAGGAGGGAAAGAAAGAAGAAGATAAAAAGGACGAGGGAAAGAAGGAAGATGACAAGAAAGATTCAAAGGAGGACGCCAAGAAAAACGAAGGTGATAAGGGAGAAGAGAAGAAGAAGCTGGCACTACCACAACCAATGCCGGGGATGTATATGCCACGACCGTATTACCCTCCAATACACACCTAttacaacaattatcaacaatatcAACCGTATCAACAGTATCAACCATATCAACAATATCCAGTACCTTATCAACAATATCCAGTATCTTATCAACAACGTCATCACAGTGTAGAGGAGAATCCAAACGGGTGTGTTATTTCTTAA